A window of candidate division TA06 bacterium genomic DNA:
AGCCCCGCCGGGTGGGCGGCGCCACCTACCAGGTGCCCATCGAGGTCAAGCCCGAGCGGCGCACCGCCCTGGCCATCCGCTGGATGATCATCGCGGCCAAGGCCCGCTCCGAGAAGACCATGCGCGACCGTTTGGCCGGGGAGATCATGTCGGCCAACAAGAACGAGGGCGGGGCCGTCAAAAAGAAGGAAGACACCCACAAGATGGCCGAGGCCAACAAGGCCTTCAGCCACTTCCGGTTCTAAAAATCATCCCCTGGTTTTTCTAAGTCCTCAAGGCCCGGTCCGGACTAAAACAAAAAGATTTTTGACTTTTTAAAAGTTAAGATTTGTATAATGAGAAACCTGACGCCATTTGCAGTTCCCGACGAAAGAAAATGACTTTCAGCCAGCCGCCTTCCTTTGGGCGTTGGCCGAAGGGATGGCGGACGGTTAACAAGCAGAAAGTAAAGTTGGAACGCAAATGACCCAGGCTTCTTTGTTAAATAAGACCAGAAACATCGGCATCATGGCCCATATCGATGCCGGCAAGACCACCACCACCGAGAGGATCCTGTTTTACACCGGCAAGGTGCACCGGATCGGCGAGGTTCACGACGGCGCCGCCACCATGGACTGGATGGAACAGGAAAAGGAACGCGGCATCACCATTACCTCGGCCGCCACCACCTGCGCCTGGAACGGACACCGGATCAACATCATCGACACTCCGGGCCACGTGGACTTTACGGTGGAAGTGGAACGCTCTTTAAGGATATTGGACGGGGCCGTGGCCCTGTTCTGCGCGGTAGGCGGCGTGGAACCGCAATCGGAAACGGTCTGGCGCCAGGCCGACCGCTACCATATACCCCGGATCGCCTTCATCAACAAAATGGACCGGGTGGGATCGGACTTTGACGACGCGGTGGAGATGATGCGGGAGCGGCTGGCCGCCAAGGCGGTGCCCATCCAGATGCCCATCGGCAGCGGCGATACCTTCCAGGGCGCGGTGGACCTGGTCAAGATGAAAGCGGTGATCTACGACGGCGGCGAGAACGAAGATCCCAAATTAAGCCCCATCCCCGAAGAATATCAGGCCCAGGCCCAGGCCGCCCATAATTTCCTGGTGGAACAGGTGGCCGAGTATGATGAAGAGGCTCTCAATTTATACGTGGACGGCCAGCCCATCCCGGAACAATTGCTGATGAAGGCCATCCGCCGGGGAACACTGGACATCAAGATCTTCCCGGTGCTTTGCGGTTCGTCATTCAAGAACAAGGGAGTGCAGCCGCTGCTGGATGCAATAGTGGATTACCTGCCGGCCCCCCCCGACCTGCCCCCGATCTCCGGTTTGAATCCCGACACCGGCCAGCATGAAGACCGTCACGACGACCCGGAAGAGCCTTTGGCGGCGCTGGTATTCAAGATAGCAACCGATCCCTATGTGGGAAAAATATCATATGTCCGCATCTATTCCGGCACCATCGAAGCAGGGCAGGCAGTATACAACAGCAACATCACCAAACATGAACGGGTCAGCCGGCTGCTTTTGATGCATGCCAACAAACGGGAGGACGTGGAAAAG
This region includes:
- the rpsG gene encoding 30S ribosomal protein S7, translating into MPRRKRVIKREVLPDPKYHDPMVTIFINNIMKSGKKSVAEKIFYQAIEIVEQKLKMPGIEVFKQSLNNIKPVLEVKPRRVGGATYQVPIEVKPERRTALAIRWMIIAAKARSEKTMRDRLAGEIMSANKNEGGAVKKKEDTHKMAEANKAFSHFRF
- the fusA gene encoding elongation factor G yields the protein MTQASLLNKTRNIGIMAHIDAGKTTTTERILFYTGKVHRIGEVHDGAATMDWMEQEKERGITITSAATTCAWNGHRINIIDTPGHVDFTVEVERSLRILDGAVALFCAVGGVEPQSETVWRQADRYHIPRIAFINKMDRVGSDFDDAVEMMRERLAAKAVPIQMPIGSGDTFQGAVDLVKMKAVIYDGGENEDPKLSPIPEEYQAQAQAAHNFLVEQVAEYDEEALNLYVDGQPIPEQLLMKAIRRGTLDIKIFPVLCGSSFKNKGVQPLLDAIVDYLPAPPDLPPISGLNPDTGQHEDRHDDPEEPLAALVFKIATDPYVGKISYVRIYSGTIEAGQAVYNSNITKHERVSRLLLMHANKREDVEKLSAGDIAAVVGLKDSKTGHTLCEKKSPIILEAMNFPDPVISVALEPKSKADEDKLGNALSKLSEEDPTFKVKTDEETGQTIISGMGELHLEIIVDRMMREFSVQANVGKPQVSYRETVRKAAKAEGKFIRQSGGRGQYGHVEIVLEPQQPGLGFEFTNDTVGGSIPKEYISSVEKGVKEALAAGILAGYPVVDVKVSLVDGSYHEVDSSDIAFKAAGSLAVNEALRKAGSVIMEPVMSVEVVVPELYMGEVIGDINSRRGKILGLVKRKDAQVIASMVPLSEMFGYATRLRSLTQGRAIYTMQFHHYEEVPRSISEEIMAKSGAKERS